The DNA segment ATATTCTAGCAGTGCTATCCCCCGACTTAATCAAGCAAACCTTTCCTGCAACCAAAATGCATGACTGATATTGGTTATTAAGATGAACCACCGTGAAACATATTGATCAGCACAAGAATATATGAAAAACTAACATTTAGAGAACTGTACGAATTATCCTCAAACTCACAATTCAAGGAAAAAAAATTGCAAATCAAGGAAAAAAATACAATCCCTCAAAAAAGGCAGCCTAGTGCATGAGGATCCCAAAAGGCATAAGTTTTGGACTTTTGGGGAGGGTCAATGGACAGAACATTACCTCTGCAAGGGACAAGTTGTTACCATGACTTGAACATTGGTCATATAAGTTACAGAAAGCAACCTTACCTTGACATAAATAAAATCTATGTTATTCCATCAGAAATCATACTGATATCATTATCATGACCTGAAAATCTAAACTTATTATATTTGTCATATAAAATGATACTGatattacagcatacaagatactaCATAACCAGATGGATTATGACCGCATGTGAATTTTGAAATTCATCTGATATTCTATCTCAGAGAAATCCCTGCTGAGTccaatttatttttatgaaataaTCCAAGCTCAAACAATTGTTTATTAAGTTCACTTTCTGACAGACTCAagttaaaagaaaaatgaaataggTGCATCAATGGAACAAGCAAATTAAACAACAGTACATAAAAGGATGATTGACGTACCATCACGGCGCACACAGATTTCAGGTATATTTTTCACTTGGCCAGTGATGTTGTCATTGTAGACTCTGGTCTCAATATCACCCTCAACAAAAACAGCAGAGCTGAAACAAAGTAGCAAATATAGATACAACTCATGAATACCAAAGGTTAACAACTATAATACTGATTGGGAAGCATGAAATCATGTTCATGTTGAAGAACTTCCACAAGAaaatagaatcacagaaaaattgATTTGCTTAGTGTGAAAAAATTGCATACTTCTTCACCAACTGTTGAATAGCATATGCCCCAAGCTGGTCATTATGAACAGCAATTCGGTGCCACTGAGCTGGTCTTGGCAAATGCTCAGCACCAGTGATTCTTTGGTCAAACATACCACCTGTTCCAACCGTAAATATGGTCACTGTCTTGCCATTCCTTAGTATCTTTTGTACAGGAGCTTGACCAATTTTTCCACAAATAATTGCCTATATGGAGAAACATAGATGTTaagaagaattaaaattaaaaaaatcgcattttacatgtgataaaaaTGTAGCAAAATTCTAAAGTTACCAATGATACCTTATGCACACCTCTGAAGCCCCAGCCCCTCAT comes from the Musa acuminata AAA Group cultivar baxijiao chromosome BXJ2-8, Cavendish_Baxijiao_AAA, whole genome shotgun sequence genome and includes:
- the LOC103995102 gene encoding single-stranded DNA-binding protein, mitochondrial isoform X1 — protein: MTERSLVIILVLYLFNSDMKVGLLRWGVLKHLKEGLGQPRFPLGLYRGSQACFSTISSDENEEKIGIEDDDFIEDKKELEPQGVDPMRGWGFRGVHKAIICGKIGQAPVQKILRNGKTVTIFTVGTGGMFDQRITGAEHLPRPAQWHRIAVHNDQLGAYAIQQLVKNSAVFVEGDIETRVYNDNITGQVKNIPEICVRRDGKVCLIKSGDSTARISLEGLRDGLF
- the LOC103995102 gene encoding single-stranded DNA-binding protein, mitochondrial isoform X2, yielding MKVGLLRWGVLKHLKEGLGQPRFPLGLYRGSQACFSTISSDENEEKIGIEDDDFIEDKKELEPQGVDPMRGWGFRGVHKAIICGKIGQAPVQKILRNGKTVTIFTVGTGGMFDQRITGAEHLPRPAQWHRIAVHNDQLGAYAIQQLVKNSAVFVEGDIETRVYNDNITGQVKNIPEICVRRDGKVCLIKSGDSTARISLEGLRDGLF